One genomic window of Oncorhynchus masou masou isolate Uvic2021 unplaced genomic scaffold, UVic_Omas_1.1 unplaced_scaffold_1341, whole genome shotgun sequence includes the following:
- the LOC135530428 gene encoding voltage-dependent calcium channel gamma-3 subunit-like yields the protein MKLCNRGALMLVTTALSFIAFSLMTIAVGTDYWLYSRGVCRSKTSLHDNETIRKNEVVMTHSGLWRTCCLEGTFTGVCKEIDYFLEDADYEQDAAEYLLRAVRASSIFPIMSVGLLFLGGVCVAGSEFYKTQHNVMLSAGILFVSAGLSNIIGIIVYISANSGDPGQSDSKKSYSYGWSFYFGALSFILAEMVGVLTVHAFIERHRTLRTRGRRSLTKHALFRSASYYSRYNRYRRRSSYRGNVDYRHSLSSAGQLRPRDPSPLPVALSVSKVVAAGPAGSELASHKLTPPNNKMAAAAGGGGGVDVARSVFLLPLTSKPNNKDMLSSNAANRKTTPV from the exons ATGAAGTTGTGTAACCGGGGAGCGCTGATGCTGGTCACCACGGCGTTATCTTTCATAGCGTTCAGCCTGATGACCATCGCAGTGGGAACGGACTACTGGCTGTACTCCCGGGGCGTCTGCCGGTCCAAGACGTCGCTCCATGACAACGAGACCATCCGCAAGAACGAGGTGGTGATGACTCACTCCGGGCTCTGGCGCACCTGTTGTCTCGAAG ggacGTTCACAGGGGTGTGTAAAGAAATTGATTATTTCCTCGAGGATGCAGACTATGAGCAGGATGCTGCAGAATACCTACtga GAGCAGTGAGAGCCTCCAGTATATTCCCCATAATGAGTGTAGGTCTGTTGTTtctgggaggagtgtgtgtggccGGCAGCGAGTTCTACAAGACACAACACAACGTCATGCTCAGCGCTGGGATACTGTTCGTCTCCGCag GACTCAGTAACATCATTGGCATCATCGTCTACATCTCGGCTAACTCTGGTGACCCGGGTCAGAGCGACAGTAAGAAGAGCTACTCCTACGGCTGGTCTTTCTACTTCGGGGCGTTGTCCTTCATCTTGGCTGAGATGGTGGGCGTTCTGACAGTACACGCCTTCATAGAGCGCCACCGCACGCTCCGGACCCGCGGCCGCCGCTCCCTCACCAAACACGCTCTGTTCCGCTCCGCGTCCTACTACAGCCGCTACAACCGCTACAGACGCCGCTCCAGTTACCGCGGCAACGTGGACTACCGTCACTCGCTGTCGTCGGCGGGGCAGCTGCGACCTCGCGACCCCTCGCCGTTGCCGGTGGCCCTGTCCGTGTCAAAGGTTGTCGCCGCGGGCCCGGCGGGGTCGGAGTTGGCCTCGCACAAACTAACGCCGCCCAACAACAAGATGGCAGCcgctgcaggaggaggaggaggggtggatgttGCGAGGAGCGTTTTCCTGTTGCCACTGACAAGCAAGCCCAACAACAAGGACATGTTGTCTAGCAATGCTGCTAACAGGAAGACAACACctgtctga